A region from the Benincasa hispida cultivar B227 chromosome 12, ASM972705v1, whole genome shotgun sequence genome encodes:
- the LOC120092471 gene encoding protein CHUP1, chloroplastic-like isoform X2 — MELEERKKKLEGELLMCDRIKYSETDVTELRKQLKAKNDDISMLNITISSLQAERKILQEEIMKGALMKKELEGARGKIKELQRQIQLDANQTKEHLLLLKQRVSALQAKEEEALKKEAELYKKQKAAKDFEVELGELKRKNRELQHEKHELISKLEVMKARIKTLTKMTESEILTKEREEAQKLKSENEDLIKHLERLQMNRFNEVEELVYLRWINACLRYELRDNEISTGESARYLNKSLSPKSKEKAKQLMLEYAGLESGQEETDHESNFSHPFSSGIEDIDNTSIDSSRSRTSSFIEKPNSNLSLKKLIRNTGGSSAVSSPCIIGSSHRWKDPLEAVMALSAETLTLSEVRLQVSSGKSVNSVATSFQLMSKSVDESLKQKYSTYKEHQKLALGSEKQIKEKAVNERAKSSGDALSLKSEYDDTNVRKKPAILPLELTQMKMNETSSDPDSQFDNDSKNMISNPTSSGGEVHRGPELVRFNRKIMKPEVNADIETQGDLVVALAMEVREASFSNMEDVVSFIIRLDEKFSLVEGMEILKHFDWPKGKTDALIEAAFGYQKLMKLREEVSSFVDNPKLTCEVALNKMNSLVDKVEQSVYGLFRTRDTTISQYEELGIPIDWLLDCGVVGKIKVSCVELARKYMKRIVNEHNALSGPEKEPDREFLLFQGVRFASRIHKFAGGFDFESMKAFEELRSRVHTEAGQKNIN; from the exons ATGGAATTGgaggagaggaaaaagaaacttGAAGGTGAATTGCTCATGTGCGATAGAATAAAATACAGTGAAACTGACGTCACAGAGTTACGAAAGCAGCTCAAGGCTAAGAACGATGATATCAGTATGCTTAATATCACAATCAGCTCTTTGCAGGCTGAGAGAAAGATTCTACAAGAAGAGATAATGAAGGGAGCATTGATGAAGAAGGAACTAGAGGGGGCTAGGGGCAAGATTAAGGAGCTGCAGAGGCAAATTCAGCTTGATGCAAACCAAACAAAAGAACATTTATTATTACTCAAACAACGAGTTTCCGCTTTGCAGGCAAAAGAGGAAGAGGCTCTCAAGAAAGAAGCAGAACTTTATAAGAAACAGAAAGCAGCGAAGGATTTTGAGGTAGAACTTGGGGAGCTTAAGCGGAAGAATCGAGAGCTTCAACACGAAAAGCACGAACTAATTTCTAAACTAGAAGTTATGAAGGCCAGGATCAAAACACTCACTAAGATGACAGAG AGTGAAATACTCACTAAGGAAAGAGAAGAGGCTCAAAAGTTAAAGAGTGAAAATGAGGATCTGATAAAGCATCTTGAAAGGCTTCAGATGAATAGGTTTAATGAAGTTGAAGAGTTAGTGTACCTTCGTTGGATCAATGCTTGCTTGAGGTATGAGCTTCGAGACAATGAGATATCGACTGGCGAATCCGCTCGTTATCTCAATAAGAGTTTGAGTCCAAAGTCAAAAGAGAAGGCAAAACAACTCATGCTAGAGTATGCAGGATTGGAGTCTGGACAAGAAGAAACAGATCATGAAAGCAACTTTTCTCATCCATTCTCTTCAGGGATTGAAGATATTGACAATACTTCAATTGATAGTTCAAGGAGCAGAACAAGTAGTTTCATTGAGAAGCCTAATTCAAATTTGAGTTTGAAGAAATTGATCAGAAACACAGGTGGTTCGAGTGCTGTTTCGTCTCCATGCATAATCGGTTCGAGCCACAGATGGAAGGATCCTTTAGAAGCAGTGATGGCTTTGAGTGCTGAAACTTTAACTCTCTCCGAAGTTAGATTGCAAGTTTCTTCAGGAAAATCTGTCAACTCAGTTGCAACATCATTTCAACTGATGTCTAAATCAGTTGATGAAAGTTTAAAACAGAAGTATTCAACTTATAAAGAGCATCAAAAGTTGGCCTTAGGTAGTGAGAAGCAAATCAAGGAAAAGGCTGTGAATGAAAGGGCAAAAAGTTCCGGTGACGCTTTGAGTTTGAAGTCAGAATACGATGACACAAACGTGAGAAAGAAGCCTGCAATTTTACCCCTTGAACTTACTCAAATGAAGATGAATGAAACTTCTTCTGATCCAGATAGCCAATTTGATAATGATAGCAAAAATATGATCTCCAATCCAACTTCTTCTGGAGGTGAAGTTCATCGAGGACCCGAGTTAGTTCGATTCAATCGAAAAATAATGAAACCTGAG GTGAACGCTGATATAGAAACTCAAGGAGACTTGGTTGTGGCATTGGCAATGGAAGTTAGAGAAGCGTCTTTCTCCAACATGGAAGATGTCGTCTCCTTCATTATACGGCTCGATGAAAAGTTTTCTTTG GTTGAAGGGATGGAGATTCTCAAGCATTTTGATTGGCCTAAGGGAAAAACAGATGCATTAATAGAAGCAGCCTTTGGATATCAGAAGCTGATGAAACTAAGAGAAGAAGTATCTTCTTTTGTTGACAATCCCAAACTCACATGTGAAGTTGCTTTAAACAAAATGAACTCCTTGGTAGATAA GGTGGAGCAGAGTGTCTATGGATTGTTTCGTACAAGGGACACGACAATTTCACAATACGAGGAACTCGGAATTCCCATTGATTGGTTGTTGGATTGTGGAGTTGTTGGCAAG ATAAAGGTGTCATGTGTAGAATTGGCAAGGAAGTACATGAAACGCATAGTAAATGAACATAATGCATTGAGTGGACCTGAGAAAGAACCAGACAGAGAATTTTTGCTTTTCCAAGGAGTTCGTTTTGCTTCTCGTATTCATAAG
- the LOC120092471 gene encoding protein CHUP1, chloroplastic-like isoform X1, with translation MMNRLGLLVAVSITAYAIRQLTIRSWSSLFSPANCSENGEDTKKNGLDEEEEEANSINDETSQVNGRTSDIEDGDHRSDEFRVLLPRESENWSLDDNKKEEKVPEIQIENNKIELERLVKLVMELEERKKKLEGELLMCDRIKYSETDVTELRKQLKAKNDDISMLNITISSLQAERKILQEEIMKGALMKKELEGARGKIKELQRQIQLDANQTKEHLLLLKQRVSALQAKEEEALKKEAELYKKQKAAKDFEVELGELKRKNRELQHEKHELISKLEVMKARIKTLTKMTESEILTKEREEAQKLKSENEDLIKHLERLQMNRFNEVEELVYLRWINACLRYELRDNEISTGESARYLNKSLSPKSKEKAKQLMLEYAGLESGQEETDHESNFSHPFSSGIEDIDNTSIDSSRSRTSSFIEKPNSNLSLKKLIRNTGGSSAVSSPCIIGSSHRWKDPLEAVMALSAETLTLSEVRLQVSSGKSVNSVATSFQLMSKSVDESLKQKYSTYKEHQKLALGSEKQIKEKAVNERAKSSGDALSLKSEYDDTNVRKKPAILPLELTQMKMNETSSDPDSQFDNDSKNMISNPTSSGGEVHRGPELVRFNRKIMKPEVNADIETQGDLVVALAMEVREASFSNMEDVVSFIIRLDEKFSLVEGMEILKHFDWPKGKTDALIEAAFGYQKLMKLREEVSSFVDNPKLTCEVALNKMNSLVDKVEQSVYGLFRTRDTTISQYEELGIPIDWLLDCGVVGKIKVSCVELARKYMKRIVNEHNALSGPEKEPDREFLLFQGVRFASRIHKFAGGFDFESMKAFEELRSRVHTEAGQKNIN, from the exons ATGATGAACAGATTAGGTCTTCTTGTTGCTGTTTCAATTACAGCTTATGCAATTAGGCAGCTCACAATCAGATCATGGAGCTCATTATTCTCGCCTGCCAACTGTTCGG AAAATGGAGAAGACACAAAGAAGAAC GGAttggatgaagaagaagaggaagctAATTCAATAAATGATGAAACTAGTCAAGTTAATGGTAGAACCTCTGATATTGAAGATGGAGATCATAGGTCAGATGAGTTTCGAGTACTTCTACCACGAGAGTCCGAAAATTGGTCGCTTGATGAcaataagaaagaagaaaaagtgcCTGAAATCCAGATAGAAAACAATAAGATTGAATTGGAAAGGTTGGTGAAACTAGTGATGGAATTGgaggagaggaaaaagaaacttGAAGGTGAATTGCTCATGTGCGATAGAATAAAATACAGTGAAACTGACGTCACAGAGTTACGAAAGCAGCTCAAGGCTAAGAACGATGATATCAGTATGCTTAATATCACAATCAGCTCTTTGCAGGCTGAGAGAAAGATTCTACAAGAAGAGATAATGAAGGGAGCATTGATGAAGAAGGAACTAGAGGGGGCTAGGGGCAAGATTAAGGAGCTGCAGAGGCAAATTCAGCTTGATGCAAACCAAACAAAAGAACATTTATTATTACTCAAACAACGAGTTTCCGCTTTGCAGGCAAAAGAGGAAGAGGCTCTCAAGAAAGAAGCAGAACTTTATAAGAAACAGAAAGCAGCGAAGGATTTTGAGGTAGAACTTGGGGAGCTTAAGCGGAAGAATCGAGAGCTTCAACACGAAAAGCACGAACTAATTTCTAAACTAGAAGTTATGAAGGCCAGGATCAAAACACTCACTAAGATGACAGAG AGTGAAATACTCACTAAGGAAAGAGAAGAGGCTCAAAAGTTAAAGAGTGAAAATGAGGATCTGATAAAGCATCTTGAAAGGCTTCAGATGAATAGGTTTAATGAAGTTGAAGAGTTAGTGTACCTTCGTTGGATCAATGCTTGCTTGAGGTATGAGCTTCGAGACAATGAGATATCGACTGGCGAATCCGCTCGTTATCTCAATAAGAGTTTGAGTCCAAAGTCAAAAGAGAAGGCAAAACAACTCATGCTAGAGTATGCAGGATTGGAGTCTGGACAAGAAGAAACAGATCATGAAAGCAACTTTTCTCATCCATTCTCTTCAGGGATTGAAGATATTGACAATACTTCAATTGATAGTTCAAGGAGCAGAACAAGTAGTTTCATTGAGAAGCCTAATTCAAATTTGAGTTTGAAGAAATTGATCAGAAACACAGGTGGTTCGAGTGCTGTTTCGTCTCCATGCATAATCGGTTCGAGCCACAGATGGAAGGATCCTTTAGAAGCAGTGATGGCTTTGAGTGCTGAAACTTTAACTCTCTCCGAAGTTAGATTGCAAGTTTCTTCAGGAAAATCTGTCAACTCAGTTGCAACATCATTTCAACTGATGTCTAAATCAGTTGATGAAAGTTTAAAACAGAAGTATTCAACTTATAAAGAGCATCAAAAGTTGGCCTTAGGTAGTGAGAAGCAAATCAAGGAAAAGGCTGTGAATGAAAGGGCAAAAAGTTCCGGTGACGCTTTGAGTTTGAAGTCAGAATACGATGACACAAACGTGAGAAAGAAGCCTGCAATTTTACCCCTTGAACTTACTCAAATGAAGATGAATGAAACTTCTTCTGATCCAGATAGCCAATTTGATAATGATAGCAAAAATATGATCTCCAATCCAACTTCTTCTGGAGGTGAAGTTCATCGAGGACCCGAGTTAGTTCGATTCAATCGAAAAATAATGAAACCTGAG GTGAACGCTGATATAGAAACTCAAGGAGACTTGGTTGTGGCATTGGCAATGGAAGTTAGAGAAGCGTCTTTCTCCAACATGGAAGATGTCGTCTCCTTCATTATACGGCTCGATGAAAAGTTTTCTTTG GTTGAAGGGATGGAGATTCTCAAGCATTTTGATTGGCCTAAGGGAAAAACAGATGCATTAATAGAAGCAGCCTTTGGATATCAGAAGCTGATGAAACTAAGAGAAGAAGTATCTTCTTTTGTTGACAATCCCAAACTCACATGTGAAGTTGCTTTAAACAAAATGAACTCCTTGGTAGATAA GGTGGAGCAGAGTGTCTATGGATTGTTTCGTACAAGGGACACGACAATTTCACAATACGAGGAACTCGGAATTCCCATTGATTGGTTGTTGGATTGTGGAGTTGTTGGCAAG ATAAAGGTGTCATGTGTAGAATTGGCAAGGAAGTACATGAAACGCATAGTAAATGAACATAATGCATTGAGTGGACCTGAGAAAGAACCAGACAGAGAATTTTTGCTTTTCCAAGGAGTTCGTTTTGCTTCTCGTATTCATAAG